Proteins encoded by one window of Larimichthys crocea isolate SSNF chromosome V, L_crocea_2.0, whole genome shotgun sequence:
- the LOC104922567 gene encoding retinol dehydrogenase 14 — protein MNGKTVIVTGANSGIGKATAAGVVRLRGRVIMACRDVHGAEEAAREIREETGADSRQLVVKQLDLCSLTSVRTFCRDIIKEEPRLDVLINNAGVYQCPYTKTEDGFEMQFGVNHLGHFLLTHLLLDLLKQSAPSRIVVVSSKLYKRGHINFEDLNSEQSYDKAFAYSRSKLANLLFTCELARRLEGSRVTVNALTPGIVRTNLGRHVHVPTLAKPLFNLLSWSLFKSPEEGAQTSVYLACSPDVEGVQGKCFADCRPQILLDKATDQEVASKLWDISEVMVGITT, from the exons ATGAACGGAAAGACGGTGATAGTGACCGGTGCTAACAGCGGTATCGGGAAAGCCACAGCGGCCGGTGTTGTGAGGCTCCGGGGCCGCGTGATAATGGCCTGCCGGGACGTGCACGGGGCCGAGGAGGCAGCCCGGGAGATACGAGAGGAGACCGgtgcagacagcagacagctggTCGTCAAACAGCTGGACCTGTGCTCACTCACATCTGTACGCACTTTCTGTCGAGACATCATAAAG GAGGAGCCTCGGTTGGATGTTCTCATCAACAATGCTGGTGTCTACCAGTGTCCTTACACCAAAACAGAAGACGGCTTTGAGATGCAGTTTGGGGTCAATCACCTGGGCCATTTCCTGCTCACCCACCTGCTGCTGGACCTCCTGAAACAATCAGCTCCCAGTCGCATAGTGGTGGTCTCCTCCAAACTCTACAAGCGCGGTCACATTAACTTCGAGGACTTGAACAGCGAGCAGAGCTACGACAAGGCCTTCGCATACAGTCGCAGCAAACTAGCCAACCTGCTGTTCACCTGCGAGCTGGCTCGTCGACTGGAGGGCAGCAGAGTTACGGTGAACGCTCTGACCCCAGGCATAGTGAGGACTAATCTGGGGAGGCACGTCCATGTCCCAACGTTAGCAAAGCCCCTGTTTAACCTGCTGTCCTGGAGCTTGTTTAAGAGCCCAGAGGAAGGAGCACAGACATCAGTCTATTTGGCCTGCAGCCCAGATGTGGAGGGTGTGCAGGGTAAATGCTTTGCAGATTGTCGGCCTCAGATTCTGCTGGACAAGGCCACAGACCAGGAAGTGGCCAGTAAACTGTGGGACATTAGCGAAGTCATGGTGGGCATAACCACGTGA
- the LOC104922568 gene encoding protein YIPF5: protein MGDFQQFEQDFYQAEYYIDDQGQSVAYYENPACYDDGAQTFMPEPLDPSMEQQYTGQFYQPTMPSGSMGADCPEEEPPLLEELGINLDHIWQKALTVLNPFKPADGSIMNETDLTGPIVFCLSLGVTLMMAGKAHFGYVYGTSATACTGMYILLSLMSSLAVSFGCVASVLGYCLLPMVALSAFAVFCSLQGILGTVLAALGICWCSFSASKIFISTLAMEGQQLLVAYPCALLYGLFALVTVF, encoded by the exons ATGGGGGACTTCCAGCAGTTTGAGCAGGACTTCTACCAGGCAGAATATTACATCGATGACCAGGGTCAAAGTGTAGCCTACTACGAAAACCCGGCATGTTATGATGA TGGAGCACAGACTTTCATGCCAGAGCCTCTGGATCCTTCTATGGAGCAGCAATACACTGGACAGTTCTACCAACCTACAATGCCCTCTGGCAGTATGGGAGCAGATTGTCCTGAAGAGGAACCTCCACTTCTCGAGg AACTTGGCATCAATTTAGACCACATCTGGCAGAAGGCACTAACAGTGTTGAACCCTTTTAAGCCTGCAGATGGCAGCATCATGAATGAGACTGATCTGACAGGTCCTATCGTCTTCTGCCTCTCACTGGGGGTCACTTTAATGATG GCAGGTAAAGCTCACTTTGGTTATGTGTATGGCACCAGTGCCACAGCCTGCACTGGGATGTACATTCTGCTGAGTCTGATGAGTTCCCTGGCAGTGTCTTTCGGATGTGTGGCCAGTGTTCTGGGCTACTGCCTCCTGCCCATGGTAGCCCTCTCTGCATTCGCTGTCTTCTGCTCCCTGCA aggCATCCTGGGTACAGTTCTGGCTGCATTAGGGATATGTTGGTGTAGTTTTTCTGCTTCAAAGATCTTCATCTCTACCCTGGCTATGGAGGGCCAGCAGCTGCTGGTGGCTTACCCATGTGCCCTGCTCTATGGACTTTTTGCATTGGTCACTGTGTTTTAA
- the LOC113745781 gene encoding piggyBac transposable element-derived protein 3-like: protein MMSVVHGTQPEDTCQRWDKKLKEYVTVSRPSIVREYNIKMGGVDLMDRMISYYRMSTRTKKWTMRMLMHFTDLALANSWLLYRKDHAICAGPRTRPIQFLQFRMEVAKSLLAQHHGADADLSEESEEEDSNQGVKRHVTELPHVSVRRRANAHLPEMISLKNAMRCRQPGCTGRTRVRCVTCKVFLCLQIEHNCYSDFHTYTHTYTYTQLMAVILEVCTCSYSLHVLFVT, encoded by the coding sequence ATGATGTCTGTTGTTCATGGTACACAGCCTGAAGACACCTGCCAGCGCTGGGACAAGAAGCTAAAAGAATATGTCACTGTGTCACGACCAAGCATTGTCCGTGAGTACAACATCAAGATGGGTGGAGTTGACTTGATGGACAGAATGATCAGTTATTATCGCATGAGCACCCGTACTAAGAAGTGGACAATGCGGATGCTAATGCACTTTACAGATCTGGCTTTAGCCAACAGCTGGCTACTCTACCGCAAAGACCATGCAATATGTGCTGGACCAAGGACAAGACCCATCCAGTTCCTTCAGTTCCGTATGGAAGTGGCAAAGAGCCTCTTGGCCCAGCATCACGGTGCAGATGCAGACCTATCAGAAGAATCAGAGGAAGAAGATTCAAATCAAGGGGTAAAACGTCATGTGACAGAGTTGCCCCATGTCTCGGTCCGCAGGAGGGCTAATGCCCACCTCCCAGAGATGATCAGCCTGAAGAATGCTATGCGCTGCAGACAACCAGGCTGCACTGGAAGAACCAGAGTGCGTTGTGTGACCTGCAAAGTGTTCTTGTGCTTGCAAATTGAACACAACTGTTACTCTgactttcacacatacacacatacatacacgtacacacagctGATGGCAGTGATTCTCGAGGTGTGTACATGTTCCTACAGTCTACATGTACTCTTTGTGACataa